The Lampris incognitus isolate fLamInc1 chromosome 15, fLamInc1.hap2, whole genome shotgun sequence genomic interval TCGGAgggggaggcagacattttactggcaagagaggcagaaagagctgagaGGGAGATAGATTTGAAATGTCTTAAGGCTATTATGCGTTAAGACTCATGGCAtggactcaggaatcaggaacaattatttgtcatttcattccatgcacctgcgcacatgaaatgaaacaaaatattgtttcccccagccgccagcagcgcaacacaaagacaaaaacacaaatccaaactacaagaacacatatatccatccatccattatccgaaccgcttatcctgctctcagggccgcggagcctatcccagcagtcattgggtggcaggcggggagacaccctggacaggccgccaggcctacacacagggccgacacacacattcatacatatgggcaatgtagtacggccgattcacctgacctatatgtctttggactgtgggaggaaaccggagcactcggaggaaacccacgcagacacggagagaacatgcaaactccacactgaggacgactcaggacaacccccaaggttggactactccggggctcgaacccagaataatcttgctgtgaggcgaccgcgctaaccactgcaccaccatgccatgaatacatatatccaaactacaaaaaaactacaaaaacacatatatgctcactgtccaagagagtgaacaccaggatgactgtcgaaactactggtctgcatgggctagcagttagcttagcctgccccgcttccgcatcctgtcagactgcccccggtgtttcctcctcgggcgcagctccaggcagcagcagatcaggctccccaagccgatccaactctagctctcccagccagacacctttgacacacctccccacactctacataatgacaccaaaaacacatccaacgccaggcgaggctgctgccagaccgccctcggtgttcttggaactgccggtctctatgggctagcagttagcttagcctgccccgcttccgcgtcatgtaagaccgccctctgtgtttccccctcaggcagggccgtggtgcttGGGTCCACAAgacccagcagaccaagctctctcagctgatccagcgccagctctcccagccatcaaacgaaaacacaaacttagacgcagatgtggacaaagacactgcatagaaggtactggatgaggctgccgcaaacataaATTCActtcgccatcttcccacatcggtactgtgtgaatttgcgcagccatcttcccacaccggacatgctgtgggaagatggggatagggatgtcaatgtccatggtgattgccaggtggtcagaaatattgaggttgaggctggagaactgatgtattgtgagaccagtggagaAGACCAAATCCAGGATTTGACCATGGCTGTGAGTtgggaagttgatatgttgtATGAAGTTGAAGCACTTTAGCCATTGGACCAAATTACTTTCCTGTCCAGCTGGTTATGTAAGATTGGGATATCAGGTCAGGGTGCTCTGTTGTTTTTATACATGAACGCTTTCAACAGAAATTCTGCGGAAAGAAATATTAAACTTCCAACTTTTTATGTTTGTGTGCGAGTGTACATTACCTTGTTCTGCATAGCACCTCTTCTCCTGTTTGTCCTCTGTTGAGTCATACATGTCATTGTAGGCTCGTGCCAGCCGCCATAGAAACTCCCTGCTGTCTCCACACTGATGTCAAGGCAACCGGAAAAAAAATGTCAGGCGTTACTGCTCAGTGTCCAAATGCAAACCGAGTCAAATTTAACAGAGATTAAAGTCACGTATTGAAATTACTTCATGACTTGACTTAGGCCAGTTAAATGTGACACACACCAAACTGCACTAAGCACATGACCACGCCTCATAAAACGGTGCCACAAAAAAATGGGCTTCAAATTTTCGGGAATTCTTGTTTCAGATTGACATTCCTCTCGTGTATCCCATTTTCAAACGATGAAGTATGGACGACAGTGCACAGAAACTGATGTATAGAGAAAAAAATGTGATTTAAGCAGGGCTGGAAATCAGCAGGTACACTCCTTTTAATATTATATTTTAGTGATGCTTCGATAGTGATTTTTTTCAAATATCACGATATTATAAATATTGCGATATGATAAGATTTTTTAAAAGGCTCTAATGCCTTTTCTCTAGAGGATCATGTGAAAACTGCTGTGATCATGTACAACAGAAAGCTTGGTTTGAGTGATATAAACTTTAGTTTAAGTACAGCTCTGGTGCACAACCATGTGTCTCCTACCCTATTTGCCTCCATTTTTCAACtgtcaaagattttttttttataaaaaaggcAAGCAGAATGCCAAACCCCCTCTATTAACAAGAAAgaggaaaatatttttttttggcctttccccccctttttctccccaattgtacttggccaattaccccgttgctgctccaccccctctgccgatctgggagggctccagactaccacggctcctccaatacatgtggagtcgtcagccgctttgaggagtttcgccaggcggatgTAGCATGTgataggatcacgctaccccccccccccccagttccccctctccctcgaacaggcgccctggccgaccagaggaggcgctagtgtttAGACCAGGAcaaacatccacatccggcttctcacccgcagacacagccaattgtgtctgtagggacgtcccaccaaaccggaggtaacacggggattcgaaccggcgattcccgtgttggtaggctatggaatagactgccacactacccgccCGCACGCCCCAGGAAAATCATTTTGAGTAGGGATGCACCAGTATCACTTTTTTACTGTCGACACCCATTGCAAGTATGAATCTTTAAGTATCAGCTGATACAGAGTACCGATTCAATCCAGTATTTTTACTCAACAGTACAGATTTAGACCGTTAGTTTGGCATAAATGGGCAAATTAACCAAGAAGGATTTTTTTTCCTACAATTAAAGAAAAACAGGCTTCTATGTGCTGTGCCAAAAAACGCAGTACATCAAGCCATGCTACTTTTATTCATGATGTTACTCATGACTTTTAGTATCGGactttagtcttgggtaaaatctgaTATGATACTCCTAGCCTGGTGTCGGCCTGATATCCGATACTTGAATCGATATCTACACATCTCCAATTTCGAGCTGTGGACTTTGCAGctgtctcctcttcctcacctgcaCTCTGTTGGCCAGCAGCAGGTGGAAGCCGTCTGCTTTTAAAGTGGCATCGCCTGTGTGCAGGATGTCGCTCTGTGCCAGGAGGAGGGCCAGCTCCCCGCTGGGAATCCCAATCACCAACTCTGGcctctcctcctgctgctgcagctcctcttcctccctctcctcatcctcctcttcttcttcttcttgggagTCTTCCTGGCGTAGGGTGAGAATGGTAGCAcagctcttctcctcctcctcctcctcttcttcagacTCTTGCTCGGGCTCCTTGTCGCCTTCCTCTCTGTCCGTGTCACGGTCGGTGTAGTCAGATTCGGCATAGGCCGTGGTGTACCTGGGATAAAGGAGATTTTAGCTTTTTTACATAAggtttgatttatttattgattcCGATGTGTGACATGCTGGTCAAAAATAATGCAAATTCAAATTATGAAgttactagcagaggtacccggtgctgcctggggaaaatgttctcaccaaaacaaccaacacgatctgatctttatgatatgatacatgtgatcaacgaatgtcgaataaatgaATCGtattaacgaaaatgatcaaatgtcataattttcaatccattcatcaagcttctttgctaatgtgtgtattaatcgcttagtgctcaagcacctcagggtaaaccacgttgcgtgccttcaggctagcactgacaatgttaggtgtagtgcctcccttgaccactggaaggatttgccggaagtctccacaaagcatcgttggaatgcctctttcgcaaataaatcaaattttttacttggtttttgaaatatttttcaaactgtgcaatccttggaaagtgctgattctaaagatacctttctttttgttctacagtgagtatttctggagttttaagcgaacatacactctcactttatatatatatagatatatctatatatatagagagagagagatgtgtatatatatgtatatacatctatacacacacacacacacacacacacacacacacacacacacacacatatatatatatagatgtaaatGTATTAAATCTAATGGAAATTTGAAATGTATTCAAACAATCTGTACATTTTTCATTGTTTTGTACATTAGTGACATTATATTCTATTACTTCAATGCTTACAAACTAGTTTGTCGTTCTGATTTTCAGGACACGACATTTATGATTTCGGGTGTTTTACCATAAAATGTTCTGCCTGATAATACCAATAAGAGCATTAACATTTAGAGGACTCTGAACAGATAAGACTACTGAAAAAAatactaaaataaaataaagtatgaCAAACATTGGCCAGTTCTTTGTCAGTGTCATGTTCTTTTGTATGCAGTTATACCATTTCCTTATCTTCCATTAATATCTTGCTTTGTGCAAAAGGTAACACCATGCCATTCGTGCTGTCATGGCGTCATTGTTGACCAGCAGCAAGAACGCAACAACCCAGAAAAATCACCTACCCTCCCTCACTGGTCTCTCCTCCGTAGGCGCTGGCAACTCCCTGGCTGGCGGTGAAGTAGACGGAGCTGGAGCTCACGGAGTCTGTGCGCTCCCGGTGGATGACGTGGCGCCGCCTCCGCGCCCGTTGGCTATCTTCTACACCCTTTCTGTAAACCACAATTTATACAGTTTATTTTTCATTTAGTACAGAGAGATAAGGATCCGTTTGTGTGTAGACAGAGGTGAGCTGAGTGTTTTGTGAATTTAACAACGCCCCAGAAGGCCTGAGGAGGTTTCTGGTGTGGAGGCTGTACAGTTTTTACACCACACACAACCTGACATAGAAAGTTCCTTTTTCTGTGGCATATTTGATTCATTTTCCCCTCATGGTTTTTGACTATACCATCCATTTTGCACCCGGATATTTACTTTATTTGGGAGTATTTCAGTCAGTACTTGAAGTGTGACAGCACTCACTGGTGTATCGTATTGGTGTGTCGTATTGGTAGAGCTGGGCAATATCGCCAGAATCAAACATcacaatacccccccccttttttttctccccaattgtatctggccaattattccactcttccaagccgtcccagtcgctgttccacccccctctgccgatccggggggggggggggggctgcagactaccacatgcctcctccgatacatgtggagttgccagccacttcttttcccctgacagtgaggagtttcaccagggggacatagcatgtgggaagatcacactatcccccacccccaccgaacaggtgccccgaccgaccagaggaggcgctggtgcagtgaccaggacacatacccacacccgacttcccacccgcagacatggccaattgtttctgtagggatgcccgacaaacccggagggaacacggggattcaaaccgctgatctccgcgttggtaggcaacagaatagaccgccacgccacccagatgccccaaatatcacaatatttatgACCGAATACCTTGATATCGATGATGTGACAGTGTGTTGGGGATGACTgctggtgctttcataagatatttataCGGAAATGTTTTTGGAGAAAtgctcattagtaatgtggatatgatgacccagcaggtagagacattcaccgttcatttcactcagcttaaAACAAGTCTAATAAATCgaatcactttactgtaatgcagggAAAGACAACATTAAAGTTATATCACAATATTATGATAAACAAAATCCCAGGCGTCATCTtgtctcatatcatgatattgaTATAACGATTTATTGCCCAGCTCTAACATACTTGAACTTCTACATTTTGCTCTTAGGCGTAGTGGCATCATCACTTCtcatcggaccctttagtcagctggttaacgtagtcgcccatggtgtgggagaactgggttcgcgtcccggctgtggcggattcctagctgccccccgaatttgctacattggtgtcaaaagtggtaTGGTGAGACTGTGTGGCCATTGGAagcacgtgtgcccagaggcgtgagggagctggtatgctgaagcgcggggacgcacttcccgaaggagggggctagTGTAGCAAtaacgaatgactagactcgctagcccttgggtaACAGGTTGGACACTTTTGTTGATCGCCCGTGGTGTAGGCaatccgggttcgcatcctggctgcagcgcttcccggctgcccccccccaatttagCTACATTGATAGTGTTTACGTCCCCCGCCAGCTTTTCTCACCAACTTGTTTTCTCCCTCAAAAGTCGCTGCGCTCCTTTGTAGTCCATAGCAATTGATTTTAGTGATCCTTCACTAAACATCAAAGCCAAGGACTTCATTACCCAGACTGCACCATGTCACACAGTTCTGAGCTGTGTGCTGCTGCCCTGTCATAATTTATTGATTGAACGCAATGTTTGTCGGCGGGTTTGACTGGCTGTCCAACTTTTTGTCAGAGTTGTGTTAGGTTTCGGCTGGCTGGGAGAAGTTCTGCTGATGAAACCAGTATGTGAAGTCCCCAACCAGTCAAACAAGTCTGACCTCAAAAAACCTGGCAGGTGAATGTCTTATTCCTAATGCATACCACTGTTGTCTTCTCGAGAATATTTAGAGCATGCTTGATTTAATATGTTCCTGAATAAGACCTGATAAATTGATATTTCTTAAGTGTCCACCAAGAGTACTTGATTAACCTAACTAATGTATTCTATTATTTTAAAGGGCAAGAGGTGATATAAGATGCTAAGTTGCCATCACCACTGATACTGGACTAAATTCATTGCCACTTACATAGCAAGTATAGGAAAGCATCATAGAGGAAAGTGACACTTTGGCTTATTGCTTGCACAGACTTGTCTGATAGAGATAATTTTTTTGGATGCGGGATCAGATGTACATCATCTTTCATACCAGAGAGACTGTACCACAGCAAAACAATGTTGTGGTCGTTAACTGTATCTTGCTAACTACAATTTACAATTAAAATTCATGTCCTTTTTAATTGCAGAAATACATATGGAAATCAACAGTCTCTTAGTCTCTTAAATTCACTACATAAATTCCACATTTAATACAGAGTGAACTGGTGTTGGGAGGTGTAGTTCCCATACtgtgcatcaccgcctggtatgggaactgtacctcacaagaCCAAGAAGCCCTGCAGAGAGTGGTACGTTCTGCTGAGCATACCACTGGGTCCACACTCACCCCCCTACAGGacgcgaatatttttttcctgggATGAATCCgtaaagttcccgccctcaggcactaggattggccagatctgcctgtcagtcaaggctgatgcgaacgcgcaacaaccctaaccctagccacgtttgctagctaactgttagccattagccacgtttgcaaccaagctaactgtgccaacttaactgtgtgtacGGTAACAACGTTATGTTCCAGAACAGCCGTATAGGCGTCGACTGGctggcagatctggccaatcctagtgccTGAGGGCaagaactttccggattcatcctaggaaacaaATATTGGCCTACAGGACTTACACACCAGGTGGTGCAGGACCAGGGCTAGAGGGATTATTATGGATCCCCACCATCCAAATAACGGGCTGTTTCAGTTGCTGCGGTCCGGCAGACGCCTCCACAGCCACAAGGCCGACACTGAGAGACTCAGAAGGAGTCTTTCCCCAGGCCTCTGACGCTTTCCTTCAAACAGACTATTTGCACATTTGTATATTGATATTTATCAAGAGTATATCTTCTGTATACTTCTGGATTTTTAACTTTTTAAaagttattttatttctttacatGTTGTTCTACCTGTTTTTGTTTCAGTGTTCATCATAAAAGCATTTcacatggggtgtccgggtagcacagcgatctattccgttgcctaccaacatggggatctcaggTTTGAAACCCtgtattgcctccggcttggtcgggcatccctacagacacaattggccgtgtctgcgggtgggaagccggatatgggtatgtgtcctggtcgctgcactagcgcctcctctggttgttaggcgcacctgttcggggaggggggctggggggaatagtgtgatcctcccacatgctacttccccctggcaaaactcctcaatgtcaggtgaaaagaagtggctggcgactccacatgtataggaagaggcacgtggtagtctgcagccctcctcggatcagcagagggggtgaagcagtgaccaggacagctcggaagagtggggtaattggccgcgtacaattgaggagggaaaaaaggggacaattttgaaaaaataaataaaaataaaagcattTCACAGCTCATTGTACTTGTTTGTACAtcaagtatgtgacaaataaacctttgaattTGCTGATAAGCATGGCAAAACCAGTGGCTAcacgcatccccccccccccccagcttccaTTTTAAATAGACTGCAGTTTGTCAAGACAAGTCTTTTGTATGATCACCACAGCGGTTATGGCAGACTTTTCATAAATGTCGAACTTTTGAAAATCACCAGTGCAGTCACATTTCTATAGTGGGTGTTGACAATGAGGACATTGTGACAAGCTGACGAGTTGGGGACAAAACCTcttcagagccaatccttatcccgaagttatgGATCtgacaccttctcccccggatcagcggacTGTTAATGTAGTCATCCCCTTCCAATGACATTTGTCCATTTTCCATTTTGAGCGCCAGCACAAAGTTGCTGAACGGAAAACAAAAATCTGCTGTGTGAGTATTCTATATTAGAAAGACCCTGACTCCTGTGTGAGGTCAGCGTCGCCAGCCTGCCACCACTTACTTGACATCCTGGATGATCTGCTGGGCGATGTCCTGCAGGCCGCCCCTCAGCTCAGCCACCTCTGAGCGCAGCGAGGCCACGCAGCTCAGCACGTTGTCCAGCTGGTTCCTCAGCTCCAGCTGCTGCTCCGGGGACAGGCCCTGCACCACGGCCTCCACCGCCGCTAGCGCCTGCTGCTGGGCCTCCGCCTCTGATGGGACACAGCAGGTGGAGGAGTAAAGGTCAGACTTGTGGAAGTGTACCCCGGTTTAAAGTTAAGACACCGTGTCTGACGTGGGGAGCGAGCAGTTtctgtgtcttgctcaaggatacttcGGCAGGATAAACATGACCATGTCTGAACTAAGGCTGAACAatattgtgtgtgggggggggggcaaatcaacaTTATGATATTTTTGTGTTTTAGTGTTATGTATTGCAATATTAAAGAACAAAAacgagttacataatttcaccacaTACATGCAGCTCTTAACCTtaaaagctccatttgcaaataATTTGTCATTCTAGCAATGCTAGGCTgactagagagagagggggtgggggggacgcaGTTGTCCAACTAGTCATGCAATCAGACGGATGTTTCATTTATCAGAGTCACTGACATATTTTTCTTCAAGAGCActcattaaataaataaataattaaataaatgaaACCTAGCCAGGTTTCGTTTCCTGTCATGCCACAAGAGTTTTAAGCGAACGGGACGGACAGTCCCTACATTACACCAgtagttctcaacctttttggggtcctggaccccctgcgtgtttttgatctaccctgaggacccctccacctgatctttggggaggggggttgcaatttgatagaaacagtagaaactgcattttaaattgcactatagcatttattcactctttggggcaaaaataagagctttcagttgtaacttagatatagttaacgaaacagaattcttatgcagtaactctcagatatatgtaacaaaacagaatatgtattcagtaactttcagatatatgtaacgaaacagaatatgtattcagtaactttccgatatatgtaacgaaacagaatatgtattcagtaactttccgatatatgtaacaacagaatttttatgcagtaactttcaacaatgcaaacgggagcgagatctcttattaaaatacaatacattacacttgtgaaaccgatgtaattagagaaaaaagtccagttaccctttatagtttaggtatataaaggtctcagtcacacttgagtaaaataatcctatttctataaacgtcataggatctttttttttaaagatattttattttcacggaccccttgcaattacaccacggaccactaggggtccgcggacccccggttgagaaacactgcactacgcCATTCGCAACGTGACGATTGCGCGCGCGTGTATATTGCGTCAGGATACCGTGGATACCGTTCCACGCTTAACATACGGGACGCACGTTTCAACAGACATTTTTATCCCGAGTGACAAAGTGGGTGCACACACGGGTATGGCCACCGGGCAGCCAAACGTCTGGGGTTGCTTTGCACGTCCACACGTAGTACGGTTACAGGGGCAGAACGTCAGCGCGCATGCGCAGACCCGTTTGGGTTTCTGCACCGTTGCAAGCGCCCAGCCTACCTTGGGCATCCAGCGACCCCAGCAGCAGCGTTGGTCCATCGGTGGCGTTGAACGCCGGAGCGGACGGGCTGGCCTCCAGCAGCATCCTCTGCGACCTTCTCCTGGACACTTCCTTGTAAATTAGGAACGCGATC includes:
- the rmdn3 gene encoding regulator of microtubule dynamics protein 3 isoform X1, which translates into the protein MNPSLGRGGLIGLAVGATAGLGLIAFLIYKEVSRRRSQRMLLEASPSAPAFNATDGPTLLLGSLDAQEAEAQQQALAAVEAVVQGLSPEQQLELRNQLDNVLSCVASLRSEVAELRGGLQDIAQQIIQDVKKGVEDSQRARRRRHVIHRERTDSVSSSSVYFTASQGVASAYGGETSEGGYTTAYAESDYTDRDTDREEGDKEPEQESEEEEEEEEKSCATILTLRQEDSQEEEEEEDEEREEEELQQQEERPELVIGIPSGELALLLAQSDILHTGDATLKADGFHLLLANRVQCGDSREFLWRLARAYNDMYDSTEDKQEKRCYAEQGREEAENALKKNGLNAECHKWFAVLTGLTSQYETMHGKLKSSHLLKEHLDRAIALGDDDDPLCFYLLGRWCYEVATLGWLEKKAAAALYQHPPNSTLHDALENFLKAEELSPGFSKTVRLYIAKCHKELGNISEARNWTKLALKMPRTSNNDDDAANLEAELGALTDKVTDHLLTGEDQ
- the rmdn3 gene encoding regulator of microtubule dynamics protein 3 isoform X2, with product MNPSLGRGGLIGLAVGATAGLGLIAFLIYKEVSRRRSQRMLLEASPSAPAFNATDGPTLLLGSLDAQEAEAQQQALAAVEAVVQGLSPEQQLELRNQLDNVLSCVASLRSEVAELRGGLQDIAQQIIQDVKKGVEDSQRARRRRHVIHRERTDSVSSSSVYFTASQGVASAYGGETSEGGYTTAYAESDYTDRDTDREEGDKEPEQESEEEEEEEEKSCATILTLRQEDSQEEEEEEDEEREEEELQQQEERPELVIGIPSGELALLLAQSDILHTGDATLKADGFHLLLANRVQCGDSREFLWRLARAYNDMYDSTEDKQEKRCYAEQGREEAENALKKNGLNAECHKWFAVLTGLTSQYETMHGKLKSSHLLKEHLDRAIALGDDDDPLCFYLLGRWCYEAEELSPGFSKTVRLYIAKCHKELGNISEARNWTKLALKMPRTSNNDDDAANLEAELGALTDKVTDHLLTGEDQ